In Archocentrus centrarchus isolate MPI-CPG fArcCen1 chromosome 1, fArcCen1, whole genome shotgun sequence, the following proteins share a genomic window:
- the cp110 gene encoding centriolar coiled-coil protein of 110 kDa isoform X1, giving the protein MEDYANFVQDLLPQLRRREEKDQRSSSASSVIRFYGRSILPPLLSEKQREEMQRLRDEAEVHTKLKDDSRMAHIQTILHSVQLRKTSTLEEFLQESEIITKSSFFCNASSGSVSWDNSFVGTNDNISSPPVIKGKDGICLPPLTSTTYSAFFASDMTPQQNYNEGGLTDQLNSQQGSQPNSFNAESCRSLSSGCIANKNVENSTTVSGRIDAGNESNGFRSSDGFYNTVGFFLHNTSNTIAKMPDIISYPPIDGEELERSGQESSFCDNLTDVRDVCYTSFQEDSLLCNHIPAEKSENSQLDSVKCDDNSPFTSVLNPDRDGNLDKIEGSGTLLEESSFSDNPSQTLNTHHCLTTKPHIQHNPRKTELEDNQVDEADSKLSEEPYRLSLQALLKKSQEYRRRQRMLRNQAKNTKIQERTQEQPRAKTEEQSSSDKENDKIPYKDTVTAEGKKTKEKKSTFILSVETSSKKSWENEQMIESELPGKKMTHLTEDGNNKEMTSVNEETIIINNRLNSSQEFLIKPKQSSAFIQQQPSETSLVKDSPAFSKGARKYRTVPAPNFCRSPVHYKRKSGQQADGEASSKGKPEVSAVLNNHHKSEEVSPGHQIVGSPTVNLIVEGEVTSVLTKRSQHIDQLESNLSSLKVLISDLESTVKENLDNHSQAERSPQIELSLKDMTNEQRKTVFLEDKWRNHDEDSNDVEDRKWLSNNCRNKHEDSVAELSVSDTDDVPLTAQEEEDVLGDFREVRLIKTLTTERENGKEVSKEGLTKSSTQLDGCGKQQPSAKCMFSAAQRMRIPDVFRNVPSDPPFRSEISVFSDNSNHLMERRKELSVEGQDSIRSPSLNQSYDVDAPSGLWFTEGLGSQSHPVQEKHLTPENGSEGQAGVSKVKRRLLMHMTEETQEGSANTSRGADCARPNSSSPRAAVHWYEGLSSQRDKWEELKEIHAAQVRALQEEHRRQQEELLQALAVRYHLLQSMSFPCSMSGSRLGDTLTFSTLSQSSSSQHYHPLLAAAVKGFLTRRLLRTERVAQLVRTVRDTQQFLQALRQQSPQLCSRQDLLLQERVILQLRAAHYEVYDIFFSLSARERMQLISWDRELAKERELRRQSSRTGPPRRKSFLSAATQKSLERKTGMMSQRKAAESHRGVMTRTAKKSGFSAEPLPETKRGHFRANPQRVPKSASSSRPQ; this is encoded by the exons ATGGAGGACTACGCGAACTTTGTGCAGGATCTTCTTCCCCAGCtcaggagaagagaggagaaagacCAAAGATCTTCATCTGCATCCTCTGTCATCCGCTTCTATGGACGATCTATCCTCCCTCCTCTG CTCTCAGAGAAACAGAGGGAGGAGATGCAGCGACTCAGAGATGAAGCTGAGGTCCACACAAAGTTAAAAGATGATTCCAGGATGGCCCACATCCAGACTATTCTGCACAGCGTTCAG ctgaggaaGACATCAACACTCGAAGAGTTCCTTCAAGAGTCAGAGATTATCACAAAATCTTCATTTTTCTGTAACGCCAGCAGTGGATCGGTGTCTTGGGATAATTCTTTTGTAGGAACGAATGATAATATTTCATCACCACCTGTAATTAAAGGAAAAGATGGCATTTGTCTTCCTCCTCTGACATCGACGACATATAGTGCCTTTTTCGCCTCCGATATGACACCTCAGCAAAATTACAATGAAGGAGGCCTTACTGACCAACTTAACAGCCAACAAGGATCACAGCCAAATTCCTTTAATGCTGAGAGCTGCCGGTCTCTCTCCTCAGGTTGCATCGCCAACAAGAATGTTGAAAACTCTACAACTGTTTCTGGACGGATTGATGCAGGAAACGAGAGCAATGGCTTCCGCTCGTCAGATGGATTTTATAACACAGTGGGCTTTTTTCTTCACAACACCTCAAACACAATCGCCAAGATGCCAGATATTATCAGCTACCCTCCCATAGATGGAGAGGAATTAGAGAGGAGTGGGCAGGAGTCATCTTTCTGTGATAACTTAACAGATGTAAGAGACGTTTGTTACACCTCGTTTCAGGAGGATTCGCTCTTGTGCAACCATATACCAGcagaaaaatctgaaaacagTCAACTGGATAGTGTGAAATGTGATGATAACAGCCCCTTTACTTCAGTGCTTAACCCTGACAGAGATGGAAATTTAGACAAAATTGAGGGATCAGGCACTTTGTTGGAAGAAAGCAGCTTTTCAGACAATCCATCACAGACACTAAACACTCATCACTGTCTGACAACAAAACCGCATATTCAGCACAACCCCAGAAAAACTGAACTAGAGGACAACCAGGTAGATGAAGCAGACTCAAAGCTGTCTGAGGAGCCTTATCGTTTGAGCCTTCAGGCCTTGCTGAAGAAATCTCAGGAGTATCGACGGCGCCAGCGGATGCTTAGGAACCAAGCCAAAAACACTAAAATCCAAGAGAGAACCCAAGAACAGCCAAGAGCAAAGACAGAGGAGCAGAGCAGCTCTGATAAGGAGAATGACAAGATCCCTTACAAGGACACTGTGActgcagaggggaagaaaactaaagagaagaaaagtacTTTTATCCTGTCAGTGGAAACTTCGTCAAAGAAATCCTGGGAGAATGAGCAGATGATAGAAAGTGAGCTTCCTGGGAAGAAGATGACACATTTAACAGAAGATGGAAATAATAAGGAAATGACTAGTGTTAATGAAGAAACAATCATCATAAATAATAGGCTGAACAGTTCACAGGAGTTCTTAATAAAGCCAAAACAATCCAGTGCCTTCATCCAACAACAACCTTCAGAAACCTCTCTTGTTAAAGATTCTCCAGCCTTTTCTAAAGGAGCAAGGAAATATCGCACCGTCCCAGCCCCTAACTTCTGCAGGAGTCCTGTtcactacaaaagaaaaagtggacaACAGGCTGATGGGGAGGCGAGCTCGAAGGGGAAACCTGAGGTCAGTGCTGTTTTGAATAACCACCACAAGTCTGAAGAAGTTAGTCCGGGACATCAAATAGTAGGGTCTCCCACAGTGAATCTCATAGTTGAAGGGGAAGTGACGAGTGTTTTAACCAAGCGTTCACAGCACATAGATCAGCTGGAGTCAAACCTGTCCAGCCTTAAGGTTCTGATCTCAGATCTTGAGTCAACGGTGAAAGAAAACTTGGACAATCACAGCCAAGCTGAGAGGAGTCCACAAATTGAGTTAAGTCTTAAAGACATGACAAATGagcaaagaaaaactgtttttctggAGGACAAATGGAGAAATCATGATGAAGATAGCAATGATGTGGAGGACAGGAAGTGGTTATCCAACAATTGCAGAAACAAGCATGAAGATTCAGTTGCTGAACTGAGCGTCAGTGACACAGATGATGTTCCCCTCACAGcccaggaggaggaagatgtgcTGGGTGACTTTAGAGAGGTCAGATTGATCAAAACCTTAactacagagagagaaaatgggaAAGAAGTGAGCAAAGAAGGACTAACCAAGAGTTCTACACAGCTTGATGGATGTGGAAAGCAGCAGCCATCTGCTAAATGTATGTTCTCTGCAGCACAGCGGATGCGCATTCCCGATGTTTTCCGAAATGTTCCATCTGACCCCCCTTTTCGGAGTGAGATCTCAGTGTTTTCAGATAACAGCAACCACCTCatggaaagaaggaaagagcTGTCTGTCGAAGGTCAGGACTCCATCCGCTCGCCATCGCTAAATCAGTCATACGATGTGGACGCCCCGTCAGGCCTGTGGTTCACTGAGGGATTGGGGTCACAAAGTCATCCTGTACAAGAAAAGCATCTGACCCCAGAGAATGGCAGTGAAGGTCAGGCAGGTGTGTCCAAGGTCAAACGGAGACTGCTCATGCACATGACGGAGGAGACCCAGGAAGGGAGCGCAAATACCAGCAGGGGAGCAGACTGTGCCAGACCCAACTCCAGCAGCCCCAGAG CTGCAGTGCATTGGTATGAAGGCCTCAGCAGTCAGCGGGACAAGTGGGAGGAGCTGAAAGAGATCCACGCTGCTCAGGTCAGAGCACTGCAAGAGGAGCACAGGAGACAGCAGGAAGAACTACTACAG GCACTGGCAGTCCGTTATCATCTCCTCCAGAGCATGTCCTTCCCCTGCTCCATGTCAGGCTCACGTCTTGGGGACACATTGACCTTTTCTACCCTCTCTCAG TCTTCCAGCTCGCAGCACTACCACCCCCTGCTGGCTGCAGCTGTGAAAGGTTTTCTAACTCGCAGGCTGCTGAGGACGGAGAGAGTGGCACAGCTGGTGCGCACTGTCAGG GACACACAGCAGTTCCTGCAGGCCCTCCGGCAGCAGAGCCCTCAGCTCTGCAGTAGACAGGACCTCTTACTGCAGGAGAGAGTCATTCTGCAG CTGCGCGCTGCACATTATGAGGTCTACGACAtattcttcagcctgtcagccaGGGAGCGGATGCAGCTGATCAGCTGGGACAGAGAGCTCGCCAAGGAGAGAGAGCTCAGACGACAG AGTTCGCGCACTGGCCCTCCCAGACGAAAGAGCTTTCTGTCAGCTGCAACACAAAAGTCGCtggagaggaagacaggaatGAT GAGCCAAAGAAAGGCTGCAGAGAGCCATCGGGGGGTTATGACGAGGACAGCAAAAAAATCTGGATTCTCTGCTGAGCCCCTGCCAGAAACCAAACGAGGACATTTCAGAGCAAATCCTCAGAGGGTCCCCAAGAGCGCTTCCTCCTCTAGACCCCAATGA
- the cp110 gene encoding centriolar coiled-coil protein of 110 kDa isoform X2, protein MQRLRDEAEVHTKLKDDSRMAHIQTILHSVQLRKTSTLEEFLQESEIITKSSFFCNASSGSVSWDNSFVGTNDNISSPPVIKGKDGICLPPLTSTTYSAFFASDMTPQQNYNEGGLTDQLNSQQGSQPNSFNAESCRSLSSGCIANKNVENSTTVSGRIDAGNESNGFRSSDGFYNTVGFFLHNTSNTIAKMPDIISYPPIDGEELERSGQESSFCDNLTDVRDVCYTSFQEDSLLCNHIPAEKSENSQLDSVKCDDNSPFTSVLNPDRDGNLDKIEGSGTLLEESSFSDNPSQTLNTHHCLTTKPHIQHNPRKTELEDNQVDEADSKLSEEPYRLSLQALLKKSQEYRRRQRMLRNQAKNTKIQERTQEQPRAKTEEQSSSDKENDKIPYKDTVTAEGKKTKEKKSTFILSVETSSKKSWENEQMIESELPGKKMTHLTEDGNNKEMTSVNEETIIINNRLNSSQEFLIKPKQSSAFIQQQPSETSLVKDSPAFSKGARKYRTVPAPNFCRSPVHYKRKSGQQADGEASSKGKPEVSAVLNNHHKSEEVSPGHQIVGSPTVNLIVEGEVTSVLTKRSQHIDQLESNLSSLKVLISDLESTVKENLDNHSQAERSPQIELSLKDMTNEQRKTVFLEDKWRNHDEDSNDVEDRKWLSNNCRNKHEDSVAELSVSDTDDVPLTAQEEEDVLGDFREVRLIKTLTTERENGKEVSKEGLTKSSTQLDGCGKQQPSAKCMFSAAQRMRIPDVFRNVPSDPPFRSEISVFSDNSNHLMERRKELSVEGQDSIRSPSLNQSYDVDAPSGLWFTEGLGSQSHPVQEKHLTPENGSEGQAGVSKVKRRLLMHMTEETQEGSANTSRGADCARPNSSSPRAAVHWYEGLSSQRDKWEELKEIHAAQVRALQEEHRRQQEELLQALAVRYHLLQSMSFPCSMSGSRLGDTLTFSTLSQSSSSQHYHPLLAAAVKGFLTRRLLRTERVAQLVRTVRDTQQFLQALRQQSPQLCSRQDLLLQERVILQLRAAHYEVYDIFFSLSARERMQLISWDRELAKERELRRQSSRTGPPRRKSFLSAATQKSLERKTGMMSQRKAAESHRGVMTRTAKKSGFSAEPLPETKRGHFRANPQRVPKSASSSRPQ, encoded by the exons ATGCAGCGACTCAGAGATGAAGCTGAGGTCCACACAAAGTTAAAAGATGATTCCAGGATGGCCCACATCCAGACTATTCTGCACAGCGTTCAG ctgaggaaGACATCAACACTCGAAGAGTTCCTTCAAGAGTCAGAGATTATCACAAAATCTTCATTTTTCTGTAACGCCAGCAGTGGATCGGTGTCTTGGGATAATTCTTTTGTAGGAACGAATGATAATATTTCATCACCACCTGTAATTAAAGGAAAAGATGGCATTTGTCTTCCTCCTCTGACATCGACGACATATAGTGCCTTTTTCGCCTCCGATATGACACCTCAGCAAAATTACAATGAAGGAGGCCTTACTGACCAACTTAACAGCCAACAAGGATCACAGCCAAATTCCTTTAATGCTGAGAGCTGCCGGTCTCTCTCCTCAGGTTGCATCGCCAACAAGAATGTTGAAAACTCTACAACTGTTTCTGGACGGATTGATGCAGGAAACGAGAGCAATGGCTTCCGCTCGTCAGATGGATTTTATAACACAGTGGGCTTTTTTCTTCACAACACCTCAAACACAATCGCCAAGATGCCAGATATTATCAGCTACCCTCCCATAGATGGAGAGGAATTAGAGAGGAGTGGGCAGGAGTCATCTTTCTGTGATAACTTAACAGATGTAAGAGACGTTTGTTACACCTCGTTTCAGGAGGATTCGCTCTTGTGCAACCATATACCAGcagaaaaatctgaaaacagTCAACTGGATAGTGTGAAATGTGATGATAACAGCCCCTTTACTTCAGTGCTTAACCCTGACAGAGATGGAAATTTAGACAAAATTGAGGGATCAGGCACTTTGTTGGAAGAAAGCAGCTTTTCAGACAATCCATCACAGACACTAAACACTCATCACTGTCTGACAACAAAACCGCATATTCAGCACAACCCCAGAAAAACTGAACTAGAGGACAACCAGGTAGATGAAGCAGACTCAAAGCTGTCTGAGGAGCCTTATCGTTTGAGCCTTCAGGCCTTGCTGAAGAAATCTCAGGAGTATCGACGGCGCCAGCGGATGCTTAGGAACCAAGCCAAAAACACTAAAATCCAAGAGAGAACCCAAGAACAGCCAAGAGCAAAGACAGAGGAGCAGAGCAGCTCTGATAAGGAGAATGACAAGATCCCTTACAAGGACACTGTGActgcagaggggaagaaaactaaagagaagaaaagtacTTTTATCCTGTCAGTGGAAACTTCGTCAAAGAAATCCTGGGAGAATGAGCAGATGATAGAAAGTGAGCTTCCTGGGAAGAAGATGACACATTTAACAGAAGATGGAAATAATAAGGAAATGACTAGTGTTAATGAAGAAACAATCATCATAAATAATAGGCTGAACAGTTCACAGGAGTTCTTAATAAAGCCAAAACAATCCAGTGCCTTCATCCAACAACAACCTTCAGAAACCTCTCTTGTTAAAGATTCTCCAGCCTTTTCTAAAGGAGCAAGGAAATATCGCACCGTCCCAGCCCCTAACTTCTGCAGGAGTCCTGTtcactacaaaagaaaaagtggacaACAGGCTGATGGGGAGGCGAGCTCGAAGGGGAAACCTGAGGTCAGTGCTGTTTTGAATAACCACCACAAGTCTGAAGAAGTTAGTCCGGGACATCAAATAGTAGGGTCTCCCACAGTGAATCTCATAGTTGAAGGGGAAGTGACGAGTGTTTTAACCAAGCGTTCACAGCACATAGATCAGCTGGAGTCAAACCTGTCCAGCCTTAAGGTTCTGATCTCAGATCTTGAGTCAACGGTGAAAGAAAACTTGGACAATCACAGCCAAGCTGAGAGGAGTCCACAAATTGAGTTAAGTCTTAAAGACATGACAAATGagcaaagaaaaactgtttttctggAGGACAAATGGAGAAATCATGATGAAGATAGCAATGATGTGGAGGACAGGAAGTGGTTATCCAACAATTGCAGAAACAAGCATGAAGATTCAGTTGCTGAACTGAGCGTCAGTGACACAGATGATGTTCCCCTCACAGcccaggaggaggaagatgtgcTGGGTGACTTTAGAGAGGTCAGATTGATCAAAACCTTAactacagagagagaaaatgggaAAGAAGTGAGCAAAGAAGGACTAACCAAGAGTTCTACACAGCTTGATGGATGTGGAAAGCAGCAGCCATCTGCTAAATGTATGTTCTCTGCAGCACAGCGGATGCGCATTCCCGATGTTTTCCGAAATGTTCCATCTGACCCCCCTTTTCGGAGTGAGATCTCAGTGTTTTCAGATAACAGCAACCACCTCatggaaagaaggaaagagcTGTCTGTCGAAGGTCAGGACTCCATCCGCTCGCCATCGCTAAATCAGTCATACGATGTGGACGCCCCGTCAGGCCTGTGGTTCACTGAGGGATTGGGGTCACAAAGTCATCCTGTACAAGAAAAGCATCTGACCCCAGAGAATGGCAGTGAAGGTCAGGCAGGTGTGTCCAAGGTCAAACGGAGACTGCTCATGCACATGACGGAGGAGACCCAGGAAGGGAGCGCAAATACCAGCAGGGGAGCAGACTGTGCCAGACCCAACTCCAGCAGCCCCAGAG CTGCAGTGCATTGGTATGAAGGCCTCAGCAGTCAGCGGGACAAGTGGGAGGAGCTGAAAGAGATCCACGCTGCTCAGGTCAGAGCACTGCAAGAGGAGCACAGGAGACAGCAGGAAGAACTACTACAG GCACTGGCAGTCCGTTATCATCTCCTCCAGAGCATGTCCTTCCCCTGCTCCATGTCAGGCTCACGTCTTGGGGACACATTGACCTTTTCTACCCTCTCTCAG TCTTCCAGCTCGCAGCACTACCACCCCCTGCTGGCTGCAGCTGTGAAAGGTTTTCTAACTCGCAGGCTGCTGAGGACGGAGAGAGTGGCACAGCTGGTGCGCACTGTCAGG GACACACAGCAGTTCCTGCAGGCCCTCCGGCAGCAGAGCCCTCAGCTCTGCAGTAGACAGGACCTCTTACTGCAGGAGAGAGTCATTCTGCAG CTGCGCGCTGCACATTATGAGGTCTACGACAtattcttcagcctgtcagccaGGGAGCGGATGCAGCTGATCAGCTGGGACAGAGAGCTCGCCAAGGAGAGAGAGCTCAGACGACAG AGTTCGCGCACTGGCCCTCCCAGACGAAAGAGCTTTCTGTCAGCTGCAACACAAAAGTCGCtggagaggaagacaggaatGAT GAGCCAAAGAAAGGCTGCAGAGAGCCATCGGGGGGTTATGACGAGGACAGCAAAAAAATCTGGATTCTCTGCTGAGCCCCTGCCAGAAACCAAACGAGGACATTTCAGAGCAAATCCTCAGAGGGTCCCCAAGAGCGCTTCCTCCTCTAGACCCCAATGA
- the LOC115773023 gene encoding uncharacterized protein LOC115773023 produces the protein MDGLDDVTVSVLNAANIDEVLIHTLSRDDLRDLFPGPENFLRRKQLWAHLHKEEDYSTLPDKAGPGEAGTRSSPKGTPPSPQTSTPLVKKTPEKTLQLPSPPEYVIYTDGELELARKHYFEMACTGREGEAAMSKELRCRLVRNTVTSMISILRASRQGEELRYPSKYDVTAMAKKLVEYYPMLQDNDLPAKYTSMYSYLQKRILNIKSPRKRQGPTPERGRSKKRRHIEFSPSDQGEDDDADSSGGSTILLPPVSSSDGDSSVNMDSLATQARHYKTLQDLYKKPKPNRDAVCQILDLEFQSRRAFIDSDVLKEEDRPTKILEAYPGFKELHNVMDELRRILDKNNNKFITEVKARWEDFCSMVQFYGLWKKVLKPPMNQNRVECNIALFRALPTLFPSPTAPPKKLGHASEALLHVLQPTEDPAIYLQRRSLFSPVLLFDGSHCIMAIGTTPITTFAEEDLRQGLLYLMAYYYTLHLTYPKCVATLLSVIQTEVLKDSIHERDTTSSYKKAMAEWKAFIQE, from the exons ATGGATGGACTAGATGATGTTACAGTATCAGTTCTAAATG CTGCCAACATAGATGAGGTTTTAATCCACACCCTCAGTCGTGATGATTTAAGAGATCTTTTTCCTGGTCCAGAAAACTTTCTCAGGAGGAAACAGTTGTGGGCTCATCTTCACAAAGAG GAGGACTATTCCACCTTACCAGACAAAGCTGGCCCTGGTGAAGCAGGAACTAGGTCTTCACCTAAAGGAACACCTCCATCTCCCCAGACATCCACTCCTTTGGTAAAGAAAACCCCAGAGAAGACTCTACAGCTTCCCAGTCCTCCTGAATATGTGATCTATACAGATGGTGAGCTGGAACTAGCTCGGAAACACTATTTTGAGATGGCCTGCACTGGTAGAGAGGGAGAAGCTGCCATGTCCAAAGAGCTGAGATGCAGGCTGGTGAGAAACACTGTCACCAGCATGATTTCAATCTTGAGAGCAAGTCGACAAGGAGAGGAGTTACGATACCCGTCCAAGTACGATGTTACTGCCATGGCTAAGAAACTAGTGGAGTATTATCCCATGCTACAGGATAACGACTTACCTGCCAAATAT ACGAGCATGTACAGTTATCTTCAGAAGAGGATCCTGAATATTAAGTCCCCTCGAAAGAGGCAGGGTCCCACACCAGAGAGGGGCCGTTCAAAAAAAAGGCGCCACATTGAGTTCTCACCAAGTGACCagggagaagatgatgatgCAGATTCAAGTGGCGGATCAACGATTCTTTTGCCACCAGTGAGCAGTTCTGATGGCGACAGTTCAG TCAACATGGATAGTCTAGCAACACAGGCCAGGCATTACAAGACTCTGCAGGACCTGTATAAGAAGCCAAAACCCAACCGAGATGCTGTTTGCCAAATTCTTGACCTTGAGTTTCAATCAAGAAGAGCCTTCATTGACAGCGATgttctgaaagaagaagatagGCCAACAAAGATTCTAGAGGCATATCCAGGTTTCAAGGAGCTTCACAAT GTGATGGATGAGCTACGGCGGATCCTGgataagaacaacaacaaattcaTAACTGAAGTAAAGGCAAGATGGGAGGACTTCTGCTCCATGGTTCAGTTTTATGGTCTTTGGAAGAAGGTGTTAAAGCCACCGATGAACCAAAATAGAG TGGAATGCAACATCGCCCTGTTTAGGGCGCTCCCCACACTCTTCCCCTCACCAACTGCGCCACCCAAGAAGCTGGGACATGCCAGTGAGGCATTGCTTCATGTCCTTCAG cCAACAGAAGATCCAGCCATCTACCTTCAGAGGAGATCTCTCTTCAGCCCTGTTTTGCTCTTTGATGGGTCCCACTGTATTATGGCAATTGGAACCACACCCATCACCACATTTGCTGAAGAAGACCTCCGTCAAGGTTTGCTGTATCTGATGGCATACTACTACACCTTGCATCTCACATATCCAAAGTGTGTGGCAACCCTTCTGtctgtcattcagactgaagtGTTAAAGGACAGTATCCATGAGCGAGACACCACAAGCTCATACAAAAAAGCCATGGCAGAGTGGAAGGCTTTTATTCAGGAGTAG